The following are encoded in a window of Arctopsyche grandis isolate Sample6627 chromosome 4, ASM5162203v2, whole genome shotgun sequence genomic DNA:
- the LOC143910562 gene encoding very long chain fatty acid elongase 7-like: MYSLIKSFQENYKDWRIGAHTLVDGWSLMDGPGAITGIVLAYLVFVLRVGPDFMKNREPLGLKKTLVAYNGIQVLFSMYLVYKISFTEIPILSLFSSSCAHTFQSNKFKLAFLDGTWWYFMAKVSELWDTVFFVLRKKMNQVTFLHVYHHASMAFFTWCFLKYSPTPQAPLIGLINSGVHVIMYFYYMVSALGPSYQKYIWWKRYITVMQLTQFSIIIAYLGLSMFSKCGFSRTISYLFILNTSIFFYLFFDFYRKSYKKSKNVDDTKKHDPIEEKVILKSSNADEEIYSKISNDVAMSNEDMQIRNRQ; the protein is encoded by the exons ATGTATTCCTTAATTAAATCATTCCAAGAGAATTATAAGGATTGGCGCATCGGAGCTC ataCCTTAGTCGATGGTTGGTCGCTTATGGATGGTCCCGGTGCAATCACGGGTATTGTTTTGGCTTATTTAGTGTTTGTGCTCAGAGTTGGGCCagattttatgaaaaatagagAGCCATTAGGCTTGAAGAAGACTCTAGTGGCTTATAATGGTATCCAAGTATTGTTCTCTATGTACCTCGTTTATAAG atatcATTCACAGAAATTCCAATCCTTTCGCTTTTTTCGTCGTCCTGTGCACACACGtttcaaagcaataaattcAAGTTGGCT TTCTTAGATGGAACTTGGTGGTATTTCATGGCGAAAGTATCTGAGCTTTGGGATACGGTATTTTTCGTATTGCGGAAAAAAATGAACCAAGTGACGTTTCTTCACGTGTATCATCACGCAAGTATGGCATTCTTCACTTGGTGTTTCCTGAAGTATTCTCCAACTCCGCAAGCACCCTTGATTGGTTTAATCAATTCCGGTGTTCATGTTATAATGTACTTCTACTATATGGTGTCAGCTCTTGGACCTTCATATCAAAAGTACATTTGGTGGAAAAGATATATTACCGTCATGCAATTG ACTCAATTTAGTATTATTATAGCTTATTTGGGACTTTCGATGTTCTCAAAGTGTGGATTTTCGCGTACGATTTCATATTTGTTTATCTTGAACACTTCCATATTCTTTTATCTATTCTTTGATTTTTACCGAAAATCGTACAAAAAATCTAAGAACGTCGATGATACTAAAAAACATGACCCAATTGAAGAAAAGGTTATACTCAAGTCGTCGAATGCTGATGAAGAAATTTATTCCAAAATTTCAAATGATGTAGCCATGTCGAACGAAGATATGCAAATAAGAAATAGacagtaa